CACGCCCATGATGGCGGCTACCAGCGCTGCCACCCGTGCCCCGCCCACCGGGCAGGCGTCGACCGGTGCCTTGCCGGCCGCGATGGCGGCGGCCAGGCCGCTGCAGCCGGGGTGGCCACATCCCCCGCAGTTGGCTCCCGGCAAGGTGGCGGCGATGGCCTCGGCCCGCTCGTCCACCTGCACGGCGAAACGGCGGGCGGCGTACGCCAGCAGGCCTCCGAAAAAGGCCCCCGATATGGCCATTACCAGGATTGCTTCCAGCAAGCGTTCACCTTCTTTCTAGCGGAGAAAGAGGTCCTTGAACAGGCCCTGGAATCCGAAGAACGAGATGGCCATCAGGCCAGCAGAGATGAAGGCGATGGGAAAACCGCGCATGGCGGGGGGAATGTCGGCGAGGGCCAGGCGCTCCCGGATGCCGGCGAACAGCAGGATGGCCAGAGACCACCCCATGCCTCCGGCCAGGCCGTTGAGTACCGCCTCGACCAACCCGTACTGTTGCTGCACGCTGAGGAGGGCCACCCCCAGCACGGCGCAGTTGGTGGTGATAAGGGGCAGGTAGATGCCCAGGGCGGTGTACAGGTTGGGGGTGGTCTTGCGCAACACGGTCTCCACGAACTGCACCAGGGCGGCGATCACCAGGATGAAAGCGGCCGTCTGCAGGTACTCCAGCTGCAGGGGCACCAGAACCAGATTCTGCACCAGCCAGGTGATGAAGGATGCCAGGGTCATGACGAAGATGACGGCCATGCTCATCCCTGTAGCGGTCTCCACCTGACGGGATACCCCGAAAAAGGGGCACAGGCCCAGGAAACGGGCCAGGACCAAGTTGTTGACCAGGATGCCGCCGATCAGGATGGCCAGGAACTTCATGCCTCACCACCCCCTTCCGTATCAGCAGCTTTTTGAGGGGTGGGCGCTGATTTGCCCCGGGCAGCCGCAGGTGTGCCAGCGGTGGCCGTGGGGCGATCAACCAGGCCGGCACGGCGTTTGCTGCGGGCCCGGCTGGCCCGGTAGCTTCCCAGGGCGTTGAATGCGCCCAGCAAGAGGCCCATGGTGAGGAACGCCCCCGGGGGGAGGATGAAGGAGAGGGCGGCCGGGTACCCCGGTCCCAGGTACAGGATGCGGTGGCCGAACAGGGTGAGGGCACCGGTGCCCAGCACCTCGCGGATTCCCCCGATGAGCATGAGGGCGCCCGTAAATCCCACTCCCATCCCCAGGCCGTCGGCGATGGAGTTCAGGAGGGGCTTGCGGGAGGCGAATGCCTCCGCTCGCCCCAAAATGATGCAGTTGACCACGATCAGGGGAATGAAAATCCCCAGGATCTGGTACATGGCCGGGATGAAGGCGTGCATGGTCATGTCCACCAGGGTCACGAAGGTGGCGATCACCACGATGAAGCAGGGGATCCTGACCCGCGATGGGATTACCGGTGCCAGGAGCGAGATGATGGCGTTGGAGCAGGTGAGGACGAATATGACCGCCAGTCCCATCCACAGCCCGTTCTCCATGGCCGTGGTCACCGCCAGGGTGGGGCACAGCCCCAGGACCAGGCCGAAGACCGGGTTCTCCTTGATGATGCCGTTCCAGAAGTCGCGCAGCACGGGTATTTCCCCCTAGTGGCCCTTTTCGGCCAGCAGATCCAGGGCGGCCTGCACGCCGTCGACCACCGCCCGGGAACTGATGGTGGCCCCCGATATGGTGTCCACGGCTAGCCGTCCCGCCTGGCCGGTGAACTGTCCCAGGAAGGCAGGTTCTTTCACCCGGGAACCCAGCCCCGGGGTTTCCCCCGGAGCAGACAGTACCTGGATCCCGGTGATCTTGCCGTCCCGTCCGATGCCCACCAGGCAGGTGATGGGTCCCCCGTATCCTGTCGGGGCTACCACCACGACCGTCCCCACTGGATCGCTGCCGGACAGGCCTTCCCAAACTTCGTGCACCGCGCGGAACCGGGGGTTCCCCATGAGTTGGCGGTAACCCTCCGTGCGGTCTTCGAAGCGGTCTGCCCCCGGCAGGACCTGAGCCAGGGCTTGTTCCTTGGCCTGGCGCAGGGCCCGCTCGATGGCGGGAGCGGTCACACTGTGGGCGTACGCCAGAGCTCCCCCGCTGACTCCAGCGATGAGCATGACGACCACGGCGATGCGCACTATGTCCCGCACGGCCCTACCTCCCTTCCCGGGCCGGAGCATGGTGGGCGTGTCCGTGACCAGTTTGAGGTGGTCGAGCAGCCGGGGCCCTGGGTGGGCGGGCAGGGGCGCCGAACTGGCGGGGCACGGTGTAGCGGTCAATCAGGGGGGTGGCCAGGTTCATGAGCAGGATGGAGTACGATACCCCCTCCGGGTACCCGCCGTACACCCGGATCAGGACGGTCAGGATGCCGCATCCCACGGCGAATATTACCCGGCCCCGGCGGGTAACCGGGGTGGTGACCCAGTCCGTGGCCATGAAGAAGGCGCCCAGTATGAGGCCCCCGGCCAGCAGGTGGTAGAGGGGGTCTCCCCCGAACAGGCCCCGTGGTCCCCCCAGGATCCACCCCAGGACGGCGGCCGTGCCCAGGTACCAGGCCGGGATCCTCCAGTCGATCACCCGACGCCAGACGAGGTACAGCCCACCCGCCAGCAGGGCCAGGGCCGACGTCTCCCCCAGGCAGCCGGGGACGGCACCGGCGAACAGGTCCCAATAGCTGGGCGCCGCCACGCCCGCCAGTTCCTGCCCCTTGGGGATGAGCAGGGGCAGGGGGGTGGCGGTGGTGCGGGCGTCGAAGGGGGTGACCCATGAGGTCATGGCTGCGGGCCAGGAGGCGAGCAGGAAAGCTCTCCCCGCCAGGGCGGGGTTAATGAAGTTGTGGCCCAGGCCGCCGAAGAGCTGCTTGGCCACGATGATGGCGAACGCCGATCCTACCACCGCCAGCCACCAGGGGGCGCGCGGCGGCAGGTTGTACGCCAGGAGGATCCCGGTGATCACTGCCGACCAGTCGTGCACGGAAACGGGTCGCCCGGTGATCTTCTGCCAGACGGCCTCGCAGGCTACGGCGGTGCCGGTGGACACGACCACGAGGAACACCGCGTAAGGACCGAAGAAATAGGCGGCGGCCGCGAGGGCCGGAAGCAGGGCAAATACCACCTGCCGCATGAGGAAGGGGACCGACTCGGGCGAAACCACGTGCGGCGAAGAACTGACCACCAGCTTCATCAAACGACCCTCCTCTCTGCGGGCTTGGTGGTGTGGCCCCCGCCCAGGGGCTTCGTGACCTGGCCCACCTCCGGGTTCATGAGGCGGCCCTCCTCCGGCGGGCGGCGATCTCCATCTTGGCCATCCTGATGGATTGCACCAGCGGCCGCCGGGCCGGGCATACCCAACTGCAGCAGCCGCACTCGATGCAGTCCATGGCGTGCAGGGTCTCGGTCTGATCGATCATCCCTGCCCGATAGTAGGCCTCCAGGTAGAGCGGGAGAAGGCGCATGGGACAGCTTTCCACGCAACGGCCGCACCGCACGCAAGAAGTGGGCTCGGGGATGCGGTCCTCCGGCCCCAGCACCAGCACCCCGGAGGTGCCCTTGACCACGGGCGCGTCCAGGGTGTACTGGGCCACTCCCATCATGGGTCCCCCTGCCACCACCTTGAGGGGCTCGCCGTCGAACCCTCCGGCGGCTTCCACCAGGGCGGAAAAGGGCGTCCCGATGGGCACCCTCAGGTTGGCCGGCTCCTTCACCCTGCCTGTGACGGTGACCACCCGGCGCACCAGGGGCATGCCGGTGGCGAAAAGCTCACCCGCCGCGGCGGCGGTGCCCACGTTGGACACGATTACTCCCACGTGGAACGGCAGCCCCCCCGAAGGCACTTCCCGCCCCAGCAGGGCCTTGATGAGGTGCTTTTCCGACCCCTGGGGGTACTTGGTGTGGACCGCTTCCACGCTGACCCCTGGCATCCCCCTGGTGGCCCCGGCCATGGCCTCCAGGGCGTCGGGTTTGTTGTCCTCGATGGCTACGATGGCACGAGGCGCCCCGGCTGCCCTCATGAGGGCGCGCAAGCCGAGCACGATCTGCTCGGGGTTTTCCACCATCAGGCGATGGTCGGCGGTGAGAAACGGCTCGCACTCTGCCCCGTTCAGAATGTAAGTGTCGATGACGGTACCCTCCGGGGGCCGCACTTTCACCGCGGTGGGGAATGCGGCTCCTCCCAGGCCCACCAGGCCACCTTCGCGGATGATTGCGGCGATTTTGGCCGGGTCCAGGTCGTCTGGATCGGGGTGGGGCTGGACGTCCACGGTGGCGTCTGAGCCGTCCCACTCCACCACCACGGCGGGCACGTCCCGTCCCGCGGGATGGGGACGCGGTTCCACCGCCACCACTTTCCCGGGCAGGGAGGCGTGGACGGGAGCGGCTACGGGAGCCTCCGTGTCCCCCAGTTTCTGCCCCAGCAGGACGGTGTCTCCCTTCTGAACCAGAGGATGGCATGGTGCCCCGGTGTGCTGGTGTAGCGGGATCACCGCTTGCGGGGGTGGGGGCAGGTCGCGGATGGGAGTGTGGGCCGTGAGTTTCTGGTAGGCGGGGTGGATCCCGCCCGTAAACGTTCTGGCTGTCACTGCGTCCCTCCTGTATGCGGGCAAATGGCAACGATGACCGGCCGGGCGAACCGCAGCAGCTTGCGGTCCAGCAGGTGAAGGACGACGTAGGCACCTGCCAGCCCGGCCAGACCCCCTGCGGCTCCCCCGGCGAGGATGCCAACCAGCAGCCCGGCCAGGGGCACGCCGAAGGATAGCAGGGCGGCCAGGAGGAAGGTGCGCTCCGAAAACTCGATCAGCACCTGCTGCCCTTGCCGGGCCCCCACCAGGTCAACTGCCCGGACCATGTGCGGCCGTGCGCCGGAGTGGCACATCCCGCAATGGCGACACGTGGTCGAGCGGGTAATCATCACCGTGGCCAGGGGCCCGGGTTCCAGCACTACTGCCGATTGCACGTTTCCCCCCGGTCAGTTGCAGTGTATACAAGCGACACACGTGACAATTTTAACATGAAGGGTGCACAGAGGGAAAGTCTGGGCTTCGGTACGGAAGAGCAGCCTGCTCGGATCGCTGTGGCCAGGCAGGATTGTGCGCGATGCTGGGCGTATTGGAGTGCGGGAGGGGGAGGACATTTGCGCAGGCGGGTAATGGTGACGGGGGGAGCCGGATTCATCGGTTCCCACCTGGTGGATGCCCTCCTGGCGGAGGGTCACCTGGTGGCGGTGGTGGACGATCTGTCGACAGGTCGCCGGGAAAACCTGGCCAGCGGCGTGGTTTTCTATGAGGCGGACATCCGCGATGCCGCCCGCCTGGGGGAAGCCTTTGCCTCGTTCCGGCCTCAGATCGTGTATCACCTGGCCGCCCAGACCAGCGTGCGGCGGTCGACGGGCGATCCGGCCGGAGACGGTTCCACCAACGTGGTGGGAAGCATCAACCTCCTGGAAGCGGCCGTGCGGGACGGGGTGGAGAAGGTGATATACGCCTCATCGGGGGGCGCGATTTACGGCGAGCCGGATTACCTTCCCGTACGGGAGGATCACCCGGTGCGGCCCCTTTCCCCGTACGGGCTCTCCAAGTACGTGGTGGAACTGTACCTGCGCCTTTACCGGGACCTGCACGGGCTCCGCTACACGGTGCTGCGCTATCCCAACGTTTACGGCCCCCGCCAGGACCCCTACGGCGAGGCGGGCGTGGTGGCCATATTCAGTCGGGCCTTGCTCGGCGGCGAGCGTCCCGTCATATTTGGAGACGGGTGTCAGACCCGTGACTACGTGTATGTGTCCGATGTGGTGGAGGCCAGCCTGCTGTGCCTGGAGCGCGGCGATGATGGCGTATACAACCTGGGGTGGGGCAGGGAAGTCTCGGTGGTGGAACTGCTCGCTCGTTTGCAGGAGGTCCTGGGTACGAAGGTGGAGCCTCGCCACGATCCGCCCCGCCCCGGCGAGGTCCGCCGCATTTGCCTGGACGCCTCGCGGGCAAAAGAAGATCTGGGATGGCAACCGGCTACTCCGCTGGTGGAAGGCCTGCGTCTGACCGCCGGCTGGGTGGCCGCGGCCGGGTAGGAAGGCATTTCGTACCGACGCGCTCCTGATTTAGGAGGCGTTTCGGACCGGCACGTGCCAGTCTCTCCTGATAGGAGGCATTTTGTACGGACACGCGACAGTTTCTCCTGGCGGCCTCGGTCATAGTGGCCGGGAGCGTGGGGAGTAAGATCCTGGGGTTCGTAAGGGAATCGTGCCTGGCCGCCGTGTTCGGTGCCAGTGCCGCTACGGATGCCTACCTGGTTGCTTCCACCGTGCCCAATCTGATCGTGGGGGTGGTGGTGGGTGCCCTCGCCACCACCTTCATCCCCATCTACACGCGGGAAAGGCAACGGGACGAGGCGGCAGCCGCGCGCCTGGTGGGAGATATGTTCCTGCTCATGGCCGGGGTGGGCCTGCTGGCGGGAGCGGCGGTGGTGGTGTGGGCCCGTCCCCTGTGCCGTTTCCTGGCGCCGGAATTCCCTGCCGCCACCTTCGACCTGGCCGCCAGCACCGCCCTGTACCTCTCGCCCCTGCCGGTCTTGCTGGGGGTGAACGCCCTGGCCACCAGCCTGCTGCAATCCCATTACCGGTTCGCCAGCCCCGCGCTGGCCGGCATCTGCCAGAACGTGGTGCTCATAGCGGCCATCCTAACGCTTGGGCGCTGGTGGGGTATCACGGGAGTGGCGGCGGGCCTGGTGCTCGGCACAGCCGCCCAGTGGGTGGTGCTGGCTCCCGGGATGAGAGGGATAGCGCTGCGGGCTCCCGCTTTACCGTGGCGTAACCCGGGGGTGGTGCGCGCCCTTTCCCTCGCTTTACCCCTCCTGGCAGGGGGGATGGTGGGACAGGTGGCCCCCGTCGTGCAGCGCGTCCTGGCGTCGGGGCTCCCCGAGGGAAGCCTCTCGGCCCTCAACTACGCCACCCTGCTCAGCGGTCTTCCCACTGGTCTCACGGTGGCTGCCCTGGGGACGGTGCTCTACCCGGCCTTCTCGCGCCATACCGCCCAGGGGGACCTGGACGGGGTGCGCTCCCTTCTGGCGCGTGGCATCAACCTGTCCGTGCTGGTCATGTCGCCGGTGACGGTGGGTTGCCTGATCCTCAGCACTCCTCTGGTCCGGCTGGCCTTCGAACGGGGGGCCTTTGATGCCGCCGATACCGCCGCCACCTCGGTAGCATTCTGGTTCCTGGCCTGGTCCATGCTGGGGGTGGTGTGCAGCGATCTCTGGCGGCGGGCTTTTTACGCCCTGGAGGACACCGGTTACCCCACTCTGGTGGGCGTCCTGGGGATGGTTATCTCGGTGGTGCTGAGCTTCGCCCTGGTGGGTCCCCTGGCCCAGGCGGGGCTGGCCGCAGCCGTAACCGTTACCAACCTGGTGACCGCGGCGCTGCTCCTCTTGCGGCTCAGGTGGCGTCTCGGCCACCTGGGCGGGAGGCAAATGCTGGACCGGATCGCGAAGGCCGGGATAGCTTCGGGCGTCATGGGGGCGGCGGTCTGGGCGGCCGACCGCCTGAGCGTGGAGTGGCTGGCCGCCCGCGGCGCTCCTACGGGCGCCGCCCTGGTGGAGGCGGCCCGCCTGGCTGCCCTGGTAGGAGGAGCGGCCCTGCTCTACCTGAGCATCCTCTGGTTGCTGGCCGTGCCGGAGGTGCGGCAGGCCGCCGGGCTGGGCCGGCGCACGGCCCGGGCGGTGTGGCGGCGCCTCAGTCTCCTAATTGGCCGGCCCTTCTCTCGCGGCTGACCAGGGCCCGCTCGCCGCGTGTGCCTTGGGGGCCGGACCGCTGGGCCGCTGAGCAGTGAGTTCAGGACACGGGTGGAAACAGCTTGCCCAGAGTGGCTGCGAAGGCGGAATATGCCTGCTGGCCGTACAGGCAGAAAACGACCTCTGAGATGCTGCCGCCAGCCTGGATCCACTCCCGGGTGGTCTCCAGCATGATGCGAGCCGCTTCCTCCATGGGGAAACCGCCCACCCCGGTTCCCAGCGCCGGGAACGCCACGCTCGTGATTCCCAGCTCCCTGGCGCGCTCGAGGGCATTGCGGGTGGCCGCCCTGATCTTCTCGCCGTCGGTCACCAGATCCTGTGCCATTACGGCGGCGTGGATGACGTAGCGGGCCTTGAGGTTGCCAGCCCCGGTCACCACCGCGTCTCCCACGGGGATGGGCCCCTTGCTCACCGCCTCCCTCTCGATCTGGGCGCCCCCTCTGCGTTTGATGGCACCCGCCACGCCCCCGCCCATCCAGAGGCGATTGTTGGCAGCGTTGACGATGGCGTCCACCTCCAGGCCGGTGATGTCGCCCTCGACCAGCCTGATCACAGTTCCGTCCACCTTGACTTGCGTCTGTTCGCGCGCCATCTTTTCCCCCCCGATGCAAGAGTACCACCCGAGAGCAAGGCCCGCAAGGAAGCCGTGGCGTTGGCAGGGGGGCGGCGGTGGTGGTAGGATAGGGGGCGGTGCCGGGGTGCTTCACGACAGGGGCGTGGGGGCGGACGAGCATGTGGTCGCTGTGTCGATTCCGCCGGGTTGCCTCCCGGTTGCTGGATGAGGTCCCTCCCCAGCTGCTGGAAGGTCTCAACGGCGGGGTAATTGTGATGCCTGGGGTGGGTCGTCGCCCGGATGATCCGCCTGGAGTGTACCTCCTGGGGGAGTACCGGGTTGACCCCGGCCTGGGCCGCATGATCGTGCTGTACTACGGCTCGTTCCGGCGAGTGCTGCGCGATGCTCCCTGGCCCCAGGTGGTGGAGGAGTTACGGCGGACGATCCGGCATGAGTTGCGGCACCACGCCGAGCACCGGGCGGGGCTGGCTGACCTGGAGATGGAAGACGAATGGGAGAGGAGGCAGTGGCATGAGCGTGCATACGGTGATCCGGGCCGGGTTACTCATCGACGGGAGCGGTCGCGAACCCATCTCCCCGGGGGTCCTGGTGGTCGAGGACGACCGTATCGTGGCGGTGGGCAGGCCGGATGAGGTGACCTATCCCCCGGACAGCGTACTCTATGACGCCGGGGACAGGACGGTGATGCCCGGCCTCGTAGACAGCCACGTGCACATAACCGGCTCCGGAGAAGCAAGCTGGGTGGACACCATCAAGAATACGATCCCCTATACCACCTTGCGGGCGGCGGTAAACGCCCGCGCCACCCTGGAGGCCGGGATTACCGCCATCCGGGATGCAGGGGCGGGCTGGGGGATCGATGTGGGCCTGAAGCGTGCCATCAACGAGGGGCTGATGCCGGGGCCACGCATGGTGGTGAGCGGGCCCGGCCTCTCCATCACCGGCGGTCACGGTGATCCCGCCAACGGGTGGCCCCCCGAGATCGTGTTCCGGGGACGGGAGATGTCGGTGGTGGATTCCCCGGACGAGGCGCGCCGCGCCGCCCGCACCCACCTGCGGGACGGCGCCGATTGCATCAAGCTGCTAGCCACCGGCGGGGTACTGTCGGAGGGGGACCTGCCCACCAGCCGGGGGCTGACCATAGAGGAGATGCGCGCTGCCATCGAGGAAGCACACAACCTGGGTAAGAAGACCCTCGCCCATGCCCAGGGCAGCACGGGGATCAAGAACGCCATTTTGGCCGGGATCGATTCCATCGAACATGGCTGCTACCTCACGGAAGAGATCGTCGAGATGATGCTGGCCCGCGGCGTTTTCCTGGTGCCCACCCTCTCCGCCGTCCATCACATCGTGGAGCGAGGGACGGAGGCCGGCATACCGCCCTACGCGGTCGAGAAGGCCCGGCGCATGCAGGAGGCCCACTTCCGCAGCTTCCGCATGGCCCTGGAGGCAGGCGTCAAGATCGCCATGGGGACGGACGCCGCCACTCCCTTCAACTACCACGGGGAAAATGCCCTGGAACTGGAACTCATGGTCAGGGCAGGGATGACCCCGATGCAGGCCATCGTGGCCGCCACCGCGCGGGGGGCGGAGCTACTGGGGCTCGAGACCGGCGTACTTGAACCAGGCCGCCTGGCGGACGTGATTGTGGTCGATGGCAATCCTCTGCAGGATATCTCCTGCCTGCAGGACAAGGGACGCATCCTGCTCGTTATGAAAGGCGGTGCGGTACAGGTCAACCGAGGCCTGCCCGCAGGTGCCTGAGGCCGTTAGCTGTATGAAGGAGGCGGGAGCGTGGTGGCGTTGCCGCGTGTCCTCACCATAGCGGGGTCCGATTCGGGGGGCGGGGCCGGCATCCAGGCTGACCTCAAGACCTTTAGCGTCCTGGGTACTTACGGGATGAGCGTGATCACGGCTGTGACGGCCCAGAACACCCTGGGCGTGCAGGGCGTCCACGTGCTGCCTGTCGACATGGTGGTCATGCAGATGGAGTCGGTGCTTTCTGACCTGGGCACCGATGGCGCCAAGACGGGCATGCTCGCCACCGCCGAGATCGTCACCGCCGTGGCGGAAACCCTCTCGCGTTATGGGGTAGACAAGCTGGTGGTCGACCCGGTGATGCGGTCCAAATCCGGGCACGCCCTGCTGGATGAACACGCTCACCGGGCGCTGGTGGAGAAGCTGCTACCCCTCGCCACCGTCGTCACCCCCAATGCCCACGAGGCGGCGGCCCTGTCCGGCGTGGATCTCTTGGGTGCCGTGGCCGATCCCGGGCAGCGGGAGGAAGCGGTCCGGGAAGTGGCCCGGCGCATCCACAGACTGGGTCCCCGTTACGTGGTGGTCAAAGGCGGTCACCTGCCGGGCCGGGCGGACGATCTGGTTTATGACGGGCAGCGCTTCTGGATGCTGGAAGCGGAGCGCATCGCCACGCCGCACACCCACGGCACCGGCTGCACCTTCTCTGCCGCGGTGGCCGCCTACCTGGCGCGGGGCCTGGGCCCCGAGGCTGCCCTGCGGGCGGCCAAGGACTTCATCACCAGGGCCATAGCCGCTGCCTTTCCCGTGGGACGGGGTATCGGCCCCGTCCACCACCTGGCCGGTGTTCCCCGCCAGGCCGGGGTTCCGGGCCACGCCGGCGCCCCCCGCCAGGGTGGTGCCCCCTGAGACTGACCACGCCCCAGACGCGGGGCATGCCCGGGCTTCTACCTGCGTGCGTGGATGATACCCCAACGATTCGGGCGGCCCCCCATGCAAGGGGAGGTATGGCGCGGTGGGCAGGGATTTGCGCAGACGGCTGCTGCTATATGTGATAGCCGATCGCACCTTTGCAGGCGGGCGCAGCGAAGAGGAAATCGTCTCGCAGGCTGCCCGCGGTGGTGCCACGGCCATCCAGTTGCGGGGCAAGGAACTGACGGGCCGGCAGCTATACCTCACCGGGCTTTCCCTTCGGAAGCTGACGCGCCAGCTAGGCCTCCTGTTCATAGTCAACGACCGCGTGGACGTGGCCCTGGCCGTGGATGCCGATGGCGTGCACCTGGGGCAGGAGGACCTTCCCCTGGAGGCAGCCCGGCGCCTCATGGGGCGGCGCAAGATCATCGGGATATCCGTGGACACCCTTGCCGAGGCCGTGGCGGCCCAGCGGGGAGGGGCCGATTACCTGGGCGCGGGACCGGTCTTCGCTACTGCCAGCAAGGCAGACGCCGGCCCGGTCATGGGGCCGGAGGGGTTGCGCCGGATTTGCACTGCCGTGCGCATCCCCGTGGTGGGGATCGGCGGGGTCAATGCGCACAACGCCCGCCAGGTGGTGAATGCGGGCGCGGCCGGGGTCGCTGTCATCTCGGCGGTGGTAGCTGCCCCCGATATGGCCGCCGCCGCGTCTGCCCTGCGGCAGGCCCTCACATGATCGCGGCTGCCTCTGCCCGCGGCCAGGCCCTCATTTCCAGCGGGTGAGGATGGTCTCCCGCTGAAAGAGTGGCACAGCCACTTTGAGGAGCAGGTAGTTGGCGATCATCAGGCCCAAGAATAGGGCTCCGACCACGGGCGGGGACATGCTCAGGCGTCCGAACATCTGGGCCAGGAACAGGCCGAACAGGGGCAGGATTACCAGGGCGCCGATCTGCTGGGCGGCGCGAGGATCGTTGACACGGGATGACACGATCATGATGAGCAGCACGCCCAGGCCGGCCATGGGCGGGGCAACGAGCAGAACCGGCAGGTAGAACCCGGGGCTTACCAGAAGCGCTGCCACTGCGGGTCCGACGAGAAGCCGGGTCAGCGCTACGGTGAGCAGGTAGGCGACCCAGGTTTCCAGCACTGCGGGGATGGTGGCGGCCAGCCCCTTGCCCAGCATGATTTCACCCACCGTCACGGGCGTGGCCAGGAGCGGCTCCAGGCTGCGGGACGTCTTTTCCCCGATGATGGAATAAGACGCCATCACCGTGGGCAGGATCACGGGGATGATCAGCAGGAACAGGGTGAACTGGGCCGAGACCATGGCCAGGGCCTGAGGGGGAACCTGGTCGGGACCGGCACGCATCATCTGTCTGAGCGCCACCACCATGATGGCGACGAACGCCAGCGGCGGGGTAAACGAGGTGTAAAGCAGCAGCTTGTTACGGAGTGCCTCTTCCCATTCCTTGCGTATTATGGCCCGGATTCTCATCGCATTTCCTCCTGCACCAGGGTCAGGTACACCTCTTCCAGGGAGTGAGCCTGCTCCGTCACCGAGCGGATGCGGCATCCCCCCTGCACCAGGGCTTTCACCAGGTCGGGCGTGTGCGCGTCGGGATCCCGGAGGGCGACCGAGATCGCGGCACGTTCCTGCTTGACGTCCCGCACGAACGACAGGCCCGCGGCGATGCGCGCCGCCAGGGCTGCTCCTCCACCGTCGTCCGAGGCAAGGGTGACCGTCACCCGGCGACCGAACAGCCGCT
The Bacillota bacterium DNA segment above includes these coding regions:
- the rsxA gene encoding electron transport complex subunit RsxA; this encodes MKFLAILIGGILVNNLVLARFLGLCPFFGVSRQVETATGMSMAVIFVMTLASFITWLVQNLVLVPLQLEYLQTAAFILVIAALVQFVETVLRKTTPNLYTALGIYLPLITTNCAVLGVALLSVQQQYGLVEAVLNGLAGGMGWSLAILLFAGIRERLALADIPPAMRGFPIAFISAGLMAISFFGFQGLFKDLFLR
- a CDS encoding electron transport complex subunit E, with the protein product MPVLRDFWNGIIKENPVFGLVLGLCPTLAVTTAMENGLWMGLAVIFVLTCSNAIISLLAPVIPSRVRIPCFIVVIATFVTLVDMTMHAFIPAMYQILGIFIPLIVVNCIILGRAEAFASRKPLLNSIADGLGMGVGFTGALMLIGGIREVLGTGALTLFGHRILYLGPGYPAALSFILPPGAFLTMGLLLGAFNALGSYRASRARSKRRAGLVDRPTATAGTPAAARGKSAPTPQKAADTEGGGEA
- a CDS encoding RnfABCDGE type electron transport complex subunit G, whose product is MRDIVRIAVVVMLIAGVSGGALAYAHSVTAPAIERALRQAKEQALAQVLPGADRFEDRTEGYRQLMGNPRFRAVHEVWEGLSGSDPVGTVVVVAPTGYGGPITCLVGIGRDGKITGIQVLSAPGETPGLGSRVKEPAFLGQFTGQAGRLAVDTISGATISSRAVVDGVQAALDLLAEKGH
- a CDS encoding RnfABCDGE type electron transport complex subunit D — translated: MKLVVSSSPHVVSPESVPFLMRQVVFALLPALAAAAYFFGPYAVFLVVVSTGTAVACEAVWQKITGRPVSVHDWSAVITGILLAYNLPPRAPWWLAVVGSAFAIIVAKQLFGGLGHNFINPALAGRAFLLASWPAAMTSWVTPFDARTTATPLPLLIPKGQELAGVAAPSYWDLFAGAVPGCLGETSALALLAGGLYLVWRRVIDWRIPAWYLGTAAVLGWILGGPRGLFGGDPLYHLLAGGLILGAFFMATDWVTTPVTRRGRVIFAVGCGILTVLIRVYGGYPEGVSYSILLMNLATPLIDRYTVPRQFGAPARPPRAPAARPPQTGHGHAHHAPAREGR
- the rsxC gene encoding electron transport complex subunit RsxC, which gives rise to MTARTFTGGIHPAYQKLTAHTPIRDLPPPPQAVIPLHQHTGAPCHPLVQKGDTVLLGQKLGDTEAPVAAPVHASLPGKVVAVEPRPHPAGRDVPAVVVEWDGSDATVDVQPHPDPDDLDPAKIAAIIREGGLVGLGGAAFPTAVKVRPPEGTVIDTYILNGAECEPFLTADHRLMVENPEQIVLGLRALMRAAGAPRAIVAIEDNKPDALEAMAGATRGMPGVSVEAVHTKYPQGSEKHLIKALLGREVPSGGLPFHVGVIVSNVGTAAAAGELFATGMPLVRRVVTVTGRVKEPANLRVPIGTPFSALVEAAGGFDGEPLKVVAGGPMMGVAQYTLDAPVVKGTSGVLVLGPEDRIPEPTSCVRCGRCVESCPMRLLPLYLEAYYRAGMIDQTETLHAMDCIECGCCSWVCPARRPLVQSIRMAKMEIAARRRRAAS
- a CDS encoding SoxR reducing system RseC family protein gives rise to the protein MQSAVVLEPGPLATVMITRSTTCRHCGMCHSGARPHMVRAVDLVGARQGQQVLIEFSERTFLLAALLSFGVPLAGLLVGILAGGAAGGLAGLAGAYVVLHLLDRKLLRFARPVIVAICPHTGGTQ
- a CDS encoding NAD-dependent epimerase/dehydratase family protein, with amino-acid sequence MVTGGAGFIGSHLVDALLAEGHLVAVVDDLSTGRRENLASGVVFYEADIRDAARLGEAFASFRPQIVYHLAAQTSVRRSTGDPAGDGSTNVVGSINLLEAAVRDGVEKVIYASSGGAIYGEPDYLPVREDHPVRPLSPYGLSKYVVELYLRLYRDLHGLRYTVLRYPNVYGPRQDPYGEAGVVAIFSRALLGGERPVIFGDGCQTRDYVYVSDVVEASLLCLERGDDGVYNLGWGREVSVVELLARLQEVLGTKVEPRHDPPRPGEVRRICLDASRAKEDLGWQPATPLVEGLRLTAGWVAAAG
- the murJ gene encoding murein biosynthesis integral membrane protein MurJ; amino-acid sequence: MAGSVGSKILGFVRESCLAAVFGASAATDAYLVASTVPNLIVGVVVGALATTFIPIYTRERQRDEAAAARLVGDMFLLMAGVGLLAGAAVVVWARPLCRFLAPEFPAATFDLAASTALYLSPLPVLLGVNALATSLLQSHYRFASPALAGICQNVVLIAAILTLGRWWGITGVAAGLVLGTAAQWVVLAPGMRGIALRAPALPWRNPGVVRALSLALPLLAGGMVGQVAPVVQRVLASGLPEGSLSALNYATLLSGLPTGLTVAALGTVLYPAFSRHTAQGDLDGVRSLLARGINLSVLVMSPVTVGCLILSTPLVRLAFERGAFDAADTAATSVAFWFLAWSMLGVVCSDLWRRAFYALEDTGYPTLVGVLGMVISVVLSFALVGPLAQAGLAAAVTVTNLVTAALLLLRLRWRLGHLGGRQMLDRIAKAGIASGVMGAAVWAADRLSVEWLAARGAPTGAALVEAARLAALVGGAALLYLSILWLLAVPEVRQAAGLGRRTARAVWRRLSLLIGRPFSRG
- a CDS encoding macro domain-containing protein, translating into MAREQTQVKVDGTVIRLVEGDITGLEVDAIVNAANNRLWMGGGVAGAIKRRGGAQIEREAVSKGPIPVGDAVVTGAGNLKARYVIHAAVMAQDLVTDGEKIRAATRNALERARELGITSVAFPALGTGVGGFPMEEAARIMLETTREWIQAGGSISEVVFCLYGQQAYSAFAATLGKLFPPVS